A portion of the Pseudomonadota bacterium genome contains these proteins:
- a CDS encoding ParB/RepB/Spo0J family partition protein, with translation MNKAAPQKMAGRDISSLMSKGPRGSEAGSALPHGGVQQLPIDKISPNALQPRRHFDDALLAELAESIREHGVLQPVIVTRMGAGYQLVVGERRWRASQLAGLTEIPVLVREFAEADGLAVALIENIQRQDLNALEEAAAYQFLMREHLLTQEEVAARVGKSRSAVANAVRLLNLPQPIQQDVEAGVISAGHARALLSLTRQAEQLKVWARVKSHHLSVRQTEAYVRQLQEGEKTSSSSKRRLPPEWIDVQENLQRHLSAQVKLRPRTRAAGKIEIHYSSPDELDRLIHTLTARQQGPTRRARLDDNLL, from the coding sequence GTGAACAAGGCCGCTCCCCAGAAGATGGCGGGTCGAGACATCTCTTCGCTGATGTCGAAGGGCCCGCGAGGTTCCGAGGCAGGTTCAGCGCTCCCGCACGGAGGGGTGCAGCAGCTTCCCATCGACAAGATCTCGCCCAACGCGCTGCAGCCGCGCCGCCATTTCGACGACGCTCTGCTGGCAGAGCTCGCTGAATCGATACGCGAGCACGGCGTCCTGCAGCCCGTGATCGTCACGCGCATGGGCGCCGGCTACCAGCTGGTGGTGGGCGAGAGGCGCTGGCGCGCATCTCAGCTCGCGGGCCTCACCGAGATCCCGGTTCTGGTACGTGAGTTCGCGGAGGCCGACGGGCTCGCGGTGGCGCTCATCGAGAACATCCAGCGCCAGGACCTGAACGCCCTCGAAGAAGCTGCAGCCTACCAGTTCCTGATGCGCGAGCATCTCCTTACGCAGGAGGAGGTGGCCGCACGCGTTGGCAAGAGCCGATCGGCCGTTGCAAACGCGGTGCGGCTGCTCAACCTTCCCCAGCCCATCCAGCAAGACGTGGAGGCCGGCGTCATCAGCGCCGGACACGCTCGCGCGCTTCTCTCACTCACGCGGCAGGCCGAGCAGCTGAAGGTGTGGGCACGGGTGAAGAGCCACCACCTCTCGGTGCGTCAGACCGAGGCGTATGTTCGACAGCTCCAGGAAGGCGAGAAGACGAGCTCGTCGAGCAAGCGAAGGCTCCCCCCGGAGTGGATCGACGTGCAGGAGAACCTGCAGCGACACCTCTCTGCCCAGGTGAAGCTCCGGCCGCGCACCCGCGCGGCGGGCAAGATCGAGATCCACTACAGCTCCCCCGATGAGCTCGACCGACTGATTCACACCCTCACAGCCCGGCAGCAAGGGCCCACGCGACGCGCCCGTCTTGACGACAACCTGCTCTGA